The following are encoded in a window of Mycobacterium decipiens genomic DNA:
- the fadD28 gene encoding fatty-acid--AMP ligase FAAL28/FadD28: MSVRSLPAALRACARLQPNDPAFTYIDYEQDWAGVAETLTWSQLYRRTLNVARELKLCAATGDRAVILAPQGLDYIAAFLGALQAGIVAVPLSVPQGGALDERVDSVFRDASPTAILTTSSVVDDVVQHVKAQPGESTPSVVEIDLLDLDSSNGSSAGDESYPSIAYLQYTSGSTRTPAGVVMSHQNLRTNFEQLMSGYFADSDGIPPPGATIVSWLPFYHDMGLVLGVCAPILGGYPSVLTSPVSFLARPARWLHMLASNVYPFSAAPNFAFELATKRVSDDDMAGHDLGNVLTILSGSERVHPATIKRFADRFARFNLQEKVIRPSYGLAEATVYVATSRPGHPPKFVDFEADKLSDGEAKPCDSGDGTQLVGYVLPQSPILRIVDPETGTERPEGTVGEIWVHGDNVASGYWQKPEETERTFGAKIVSPSAGTPEGPWLRTGDSGFVTGGEVFIIGRIKDLLIVYGRNHSPDDIEATIQEITRGRCAAISVASDRTEKLVAIIELKKRGDSDQDAMDALGVIKREVTSALSSSHGLSVADLVLVAPGSIPITTSGKVRRAACVEQYRQDQFARLDA, from the coding sequence ATGAGTGTGCGTTCCCTGCCCGCTGCGCTGCGCGCGTGTGCCCGTTTGCAGCCAAATGACCCAGCGTTCACGTATATCGACTATGAACAGGACTGGGCCGGCGTTGCAGAAACCCTGACGTGGTCGCAGCTGTATCGGCGAACGCTTAACGTTGCCCGAGAGCTGAAGCTTTGCGCTGCAACGGGTGATCGCGCGGTGATATTGGCTCCTCAGGGACTCGACTACATCGCGGCTTTTCTTGGGGCTTTGCAGGCCGGAATTGTCGCGGTTCCGCTCTCGGTTCCCCAGGGCGGGGCCCTCGATGAACGTGTTGATTCGGTGTTCCGCGATGCGTCACCAACCGCCATTCTCACGACATCGTCAGTCGTAGACGATGTCGTTCAGCATGTTAAGGCGCAGCCCGGTGAATCCACACCTTCAGTCGTCGAGATTGATTTGCTAGATCTGGATTCTTCCAACGGATCCAGCGCCGGAGACGAGAGCTACCCGTCAATCGCGTATTTGCAATACACCTCCGGGTCGACCCGCACCCCGGCTGGCGTGGTGATGTCCCATCAGAACCTTCGTACCAACTTCGAACAACTGATGTCTGGCTATTTTGCGGATTCCGATGGAATCCCCCCGCCAGGTGCAACGATTGTTTCCTGGCTGCCGTTTTATCACGACATGGGTTTGGTGCTGGGAGTTTGTGCACCAATTCTGGGGGGATATCCCTCGGTGCTCACCAGCCCGGTCTCGTTCTTGGCGCGTCCGGCTCGGTGGTTGCACATGCTGGCGAGCAATGTTTACCCATTTTCGGCAGCGCCGAATTTCGCCTTCGAACTGGCGACAAAAAGGGTCTCGGACGACGACATGGCCGGGCATGATCTCGGCAACGTGCTCACCATCCTCAGCGGTAGCGAGCGGGTACACCCCGCGACGATTAAGCGCTTCGCCGACCGCTTTGCTCGCTTCAATCTGCAGGAGAAGGTGATCCGCCCCTCGTATGGGCTCGCAGAAGCGACGGTGTACGTGGCCACCAGCAGACCTGGTCATCCACCAAAGTTCGTCGATTTCGAGGCTGACAAATTGTCCGACGGCGAAGCGAAGCCGTGCGACAGCGGAGACGGCACACAGTTGGTCGGCTACGTTTTGCCGCAATCACCGATCCTGCGGATCGTCGATCCCGAGACCGGTACCGAGCGCCCCGAGGGAACGGTCGGTGAGATTTGGGTGCACGGCGACAATGTCGCTTCCGGCTATTGGCAAAAGCCCGAAGAGACTGAGCGCACTTTCGGCGCGAAGATTGTCAGCCCGTCAGCGGGCACACCCGAAGGCCCTTGGCTAAGAACCGGAGACTCGGGCTTTGTCACCGGCGGCGAAGTGTTCATCATCGGCCGAATCAAAGATCTCTTGATCGTGTATGGGCGTAACCACTCCCCCGACGACATCGAGGCGACGATCCAAGAGATCACTCGGGGGCGCTGCGCGGCGATATCGGTTGCCAGTGATCGCACCGAAAAGCTGGTCGCCATTATCGAACTCAAGAAACGCGGCGACTCAGACCAGGATGCGATGGACGCGCTGGGCGTCATTAAACGTGAAGTCACGTCGGCTTTATCGAGTTCGCATGGTCTCAGCGTCGCAGATCTGGTTCTGGTAGCACCTGGCTCGATCCCGATTACCACCAGCGGCAAGGTCAGGCGAGCGGCGTGTGTCGAGCAGTATCGGCAAGATCAGTTTGCCCGCTTGGACGCTTAA
- the pks2 gene encoding sulfolipid-1 biosynthesis phthioceranic/hydroxyphthioceranic acid synthase, which produces METRVTPIAVIGMGCRLPGGIDSPDKLWESLVRGDNLVTEVPADRWDADDYYDPEPGVPGRSVSRWGGFLDDVAGFDAEFFGVSEREATSIDPQQRLLLETSWEAIEHAGLDPASLAGSSTAVFTGLTHEDYLVLTTAAGGLASPYVVTGLNNSVASGRIAHALGLHGPAMTFDTACSSGLMAVHLACRSLHDGESDLALAGGCAVLLEPHASVAASAQGMLSSSGRCQSFDADADGFVRSEGAAMVLLKRLPDALRDGNRIFAVVRGTAANQDGGTETLMMPSEDAQVAVYRAALATAGVAPETVGVVEAHGTGTPIGDPIEYRGLAQVYGAGTPCALGSAKSNMGHSTASAGTVGLIKAILSLRHGVVPPLLHFKKLPDELADIETGLFVPQAVTPWPNGDEHTPKRVAVSSFGMSGTNVHAIVEEAPAEASAPETSTGDATAGRRLFMVSSTSSDALRQTARRLATWVEDRQDSVTPSDLAYTLARGRAHRPVRTAVVAADLPELIEGLREVADGDALYDAAVGQGDRGPVWVFSGQGSQWAAMGEQLLASEPVFAATIAKLEPVIAAESGFSVTEAITASETVTGIDKVQPAVFAVQVALAATMEQTYAVRPGAVIGHSMGESAAAVVAGALSLEDAARVICRRSKLMTRIAGGGAMGSVELPAKQVNSELMARGIEDVVVSVVASPQSTVIGGATDTVRDLIARWEQRDVMAREVAVDVASHSPQVDPILDELAAALADIAPMTPKVAYYSATLFDPRERPVCNATYWVENLRNTVQFAAAVQAAMEDGYRVFAELSPHPLLTHAVEQTARGLDMSVAALAGMRREQPLPHGLRGLLTDLHSAGAGLDYSALYPAGRLLDAPLPVWTHAHLFIDTDGQEQRAQGACTVTVHPLLGSHVRLLEEPERHIWQGDVGTSALSWLADHQVHNVAALPGAAYCEMALAAAVEVFGEAAEVRDIAFEQMLLLDEATPIDAIASVDAPGVVNFMVQANSDGEKTRNATATLHAAADDDCPPPAYDIAALLEAHPSSVNGTDMRESFAQRGVALGPAFAGLATARTPEEEAGTVLAEVALPASIRFQQSAYHIHPALLDACFQSVGAGVDAAKAAGKGGLLLPLGVGRLRVYGPTRNARYCYTRLTKVGATGGEADLDVLDEHGTVLLAVRGLHMGTGTSESGERDRQFSERLLTLGWQQRTLPEVSHAEAGSWLLIDASNAADTPDMLASALTDALKSHGPQGTECASLSWSIQDAPPNNPTGLEKLGSQLRGRDGVVILFGPRGGDPDEQGLLAGREQVRHLVRITRELAELEGELPRLFVVTRQAQVVKSHDSGERANLEQAGLRGLLRVISSEHPMLRTTLVDVDEHTDVERVAQQLLSGSEEDETAWRNGDWYVARLTPSPLGHEERRTAVLDPEQDGMRLHVRRPGDLQTLEFVASDRVPPGPGQLEVAVSMSSINFADVLIAFGRFPIIDDREPQLGMDFVGVVTAVGEGVTGHQVGDRVGGFSEGGCWRTFLTCDANLAATLPPGLTDEQAIAAATAHATAWYGLNDLAQIKAGDKVLIHSATGGVGQAAISIARAKGAEIFATAGNPAKRAMLHDMGIEHVYDSRSVEFAEQIRNDTDGYGVDIVLNSLTGAAQRAGLELLAFGGRFVEIGKADVYGNTRLGLFPFRRGLTFYYLDLALMSVTQPDRVRELLTTVYKLTADGVLTAPECTHYPLADAANAIRAMSNAEHTGKLVLDIPRSGSRSVVVPPEQAPVYRRDGSYIITGGLGGLGLFFASKLAEGGCGRIVLTARSQPNPKARQTIERLRAAGADIVVECGNIAEPDTAQRLVSAATATGLPLRGVLHSAAVVEDATLTNITDELIDRDWSPKVYGSWNLHRATIGQPLDWFCLFSSGAALLGSPGQGAYAAANNWVDVFAHWRRAQGLPVTAIAWGAWGEVGRATFLAEGGEIMITPDEGAYAFETLVRHDRAYSGYIPILGAPWLADLVRRSPWGEMFASTGQGSRGPSKFRMELVALPQDEWAGRLRRLLVEQASVILRRTIDADRSFIEYGLDSLGMLEMRTHVETETGIRLTPKVIATNNTARALAQHLADTLAEEEAAAPAAS; this is translated from the coding sequence ATGGAAACACGTGTCACTCCCATTGCGGTCATCGGAATGGGATGTCGGCTTCCCGGGGGGATCGACTCGCCCGACAAGCTATGGGAGTCGCTGGTGCGCGGCGACAACTTGGTCACCGAGGTTCCAGCCGACCGCTGGGACGCTGACGACTACTACGACCCTGAGCCAGGGGTCCCCGGGCGGTCGGTGTCGCGATGGGGTGGGTTCCTCGACGACGTCGCCGGGTTCGATGCTGAGTTCTTTGGGGTTAGTGAGCGGGAGGCCACCTCGATCGATCCGCAGCAGCGGTTGTTGCTGGAAACCTCATGGGAGGCGATCGAGCACGCCGGCCTGGACCCAGCGTCGTTGGCCGGGTCCTCGACCGCTGTCTTTACTGGCCTTACTCACGAGGACTACCTCGTACTCACGACCGCTGCGGGCGGATTGGCGAGCCCGTACGTGGTTACCGGTCTTAATAACAGTGTGGCGTCCGGGCGGATCGCCCACGCATTGGGCCTGCACGGTCCCGCGATGACGTTTGACACCGCGTGCTCTTCGGGCCTGATGGCGGTACACCTGGCCTGCCGTAGCCTGCACGACGGCGAAAGCGACCTCGCGTTAGCGGGTGGCTGCGCGGTGCTGTTGGAGCCGCACGCCAGCGTGGCGGCGTCCGCGCAGGGCATGCTTTCCTCAAGCGGTCGGTGCCAGTCATTCGACGCCGACGCGGACGGGTTTGTGCGTTCCGAAGGCGCCGCGATGGTGTTGCTCAAGCGACTGCCGGATGCGCTGCGTGACGGTAACCGGATCTTCGCCGTGGTGCGCGGTACGGCCGCCAACCAGGACGGCGGCACCGAGACACTCATGATGCCGTCCGAGGACGCCCAGGTCGCTGTGTATCGTGCGGCGTTGGCGACGGCGGGTGTGGCGCCCGAAACGGTCGGTGTAGTGGAGGCGCACGGCACGGGCACACCGATCGGTGACCCGATTGAGTACCGCGGCCTGGCGCAGGTATATGGAGCGGGCACGCCGTGCGCGCTTGGCTCGGCCAAGAGCAACATGGGGCACAGCACGGCATCGGCAGGGACAGTTGGGCTGATCAAGGCGATTCTGTCGCTACGGCACGGGGTGGTGCCGCCGCTGCTGCACTTCAAGAAGCTGCCCGATGAGCTTGCCGACATTGAGACGGGACTCTTTGTGCCGCAGGCGGTTACGCCATGGCCCAACGGCGACGAGCACACGCCGAAGCGAGTCGCGGTGTCCTCGTTCGGGATGTCGGGGACAAACGTGCACGCCATCGTCGAAGAAGCCCCCGCAGAAGCTTCCGCACCCGAAACGTCAACCGGCGACGCGACAGCGGGCCGGCGGCTGTTCATGGTGTCCTCCACGTCCAGCGATGCACTGCGGCAGACCGCACGCCGGCTCGCCACCTGGGTGGAAGACCGCCAGGACTCGGTGACGCCTTCGGATCTGGCCTACACACTGGCGCGAGGCCGCGCGCACCGGCCGGTGCGCACCGCGGTGGTTGCCGCCGACCTGCCGGAGCTCATCGAGGGTTTGCGCGAGGTGGCCGACGGTGACGCCCTGTATGACGCCGCGGTGGGACAAGGCGATCGGGGACCGGTGTGGGTTTTCTCCGGGCAAGGGTCGCAATGGGCCGCGATGGGCGAGCAATTGCTGGCCAGCGAACCAGTGTTCGCGGCCACCATCGCCAAGCTAGAGCCGGTGATCGCCGCGGAATCGGGATTCTCGGTGACCGAGGCGATTACCGCGTCGGAGACGGTGACCGGGATCGACAAGGTACAGCCGGCGGTGTTTGCCGTGCAGGTCGCACTGGCCGCCACCATGGAGCAAACCTACGCGGTGCGGCCGGGCGCGGTCATCGGACACTCGATGGGTGAGTCGGCCGCCGCCGTCGTCGCGGGGGCGCTGTCGCTGGAAGACGCGGCGCGTGTCATCTGCCGCCGCTCGAAGCTGATGACCCGTATCGCCGGTGGCGGCGCCATGGGTTCGGTGGAATTGCCTGCCAAGCAAGTGAATTCCGAGCTCATGGCCCGCGGCATTGAGGATGTCGTGGTCTCGGTGGTGGCTTCGCCGCAGTCCACCGTGATCGGCGGCGCCACCGACACCGTGCGCGACCTGATCGCGCGGTGGGAGCAACGGGACGTGATGGCGCGCGAGGTGGCCGTCGACGTGGCATCGCATTCACCTCAAGTCGACCCGATCCTCGACGAGCTGGCCGCGGCGCTGGCCGACATAGCCCCGATGACACCCAAGGTTGCGTACTACTCGGCGACCCTGTTCGACCCGCGCGAGCGGCCGGTGTGCAATGCAACTTATTGGGTGGAGAACCTGCGCAACACCGTGCAGTTCGCCGCGGCGGTGCAGGCCGCGATGGAGGACGGCTACCGGGTCTTCGCGGAGTTGTCGCCGCACCCGCTGCTGACCCACGCCGTCGAGCAGACCGCCCGCGGCCTCGACATGTCGGTTGCCGCCCTGGCCGGCATGCGGCGGGAGCAGCCGCTGCCGCACGGGCTGCGTGGCTTGCTGACGGACCTGCATAGCGCCGGCGCCGGATTGGACTATTCGGCGCTGTACCCCGCTGGCCGGCTGCTGGATGCGCCGCTGCCGGTGTGGACTCACGCCCACTTGTTCATCGACACCGACGGGCAAGAACAGCGGGCACAAGGTGCCTGCACCGTCACCGTGCACCCGCTGCTGGGCTCGCATGTGCGGCTGCTGGAGGAACCCGAACGCCACATTTGGCAGGGCGATGTCGGTACCTCGGCACTGTCCTGGCTCGCCGACCACCAGGTGCATAACGTCGCAGCCCTGCCCGGCGCCGCCTATTGCGAAATGGCATTGGCCGCGGCCGTAGAGGTGTTCGGCGAAGCGGCCGAAGTCCGCGACATTGCCTTTGAGCAGATGCTGTTGCTTGACGAGGCGACCCCGATCGACGCCATCGCGTCGGTGGATGCGCCTGGTGTCGTCAACTTCATGGTGCAGGCGAACTCCGACGGTGAAAAGACGCGCAACGCCACCGCAACGCTGCACGCCGCCGCGGATGACGATTGCCCACCGCCGGCGTATGACATCGCTGCCCTGTTGGAAGCCCATCCGTCCAGCGTGAACGGGACCGACATGCGCGAATCGTTCGCGCAGCGTGGTGTTGCGCTGGGTCCGGCGTTCGCCGGTCTGGCTACCGCGCGCACCCCCGAGGAGGAAGCCGGCACGGTGCTGGCCGAGGTCGCGCTGCCCGCTTCGATCCGCTTCCAGCAGAGCGCCTATCACATCCACCCGGCGCTGCTGGACGCCTGCTTCCAATCCGTCGGCGCCGGCGTCGATGCGGCCAAGGCCGCCGGCAAGGGGGGCCTGCTGTTGCCGCTGGGTGTGGGCCGCCTGCGGGTCTACGGACCTACCCGCAATGCGCGCTATTGCTACACGCGGTTGACCAAGGTCGGGGCCACCGGGGGCGAGGCTGACCTCGACGTGCTGGACGAGCATGGGACCGTCCTGTTGGCGGTGCGCGGGCTACATATGGGAACTGGGACCTCCGAAAGCGGCGAGCGCGACCGCCAGTTCAGTGAGCGGCTGCTGACGCTCGGATGGCAGCAGCGAACGCTGCCCGAGGTCAGCCACGCCGAGGCCGGATCATGGCTGTTGATCGACGCGTCCAACGCCGCGGACACCCCCGATATGTTGGCTTCCGCGTTGACGGATGCCTTGAAATCCCATGGTCCCCAAGGCACCGAATGCGCCAGCCTGTCCTGGTCGATCCAGGACGCCCCGCCGAACAATCCCACTGGCCTCGAGAAGCTCGGCAGCCAGCTGCGTGGCCGCGATGGTGTGGTGATCCTGTTTGGGCCACGCGGCGGCGACCCCGATGAGCAAGGTCTGTTGGCCGGTCGCGAACAGGTCCGCCATCTGGTTCGGATCACCCGGGAGCTGGCTGAATTGGAGGGCGAGCTGCCGCGTCTGTTCGTCGTGACCAGACAAGCCCAGGTAGTGAAGTCGCACGACTCGGGAGAAAGAGCCAACCTGGAGCAGGCCGGGCTGCGTGGTCTGCTACGGGTGATCAGTAGCGAGCATCCAATGCTGCGCACCACCCTGGTCGACGTGGACGAGCACACGGACGTTGAACGGGTGGCTCAACAACTGCTGAGCGGATCCGAAGAGGACGAGACCGCCTGGCGGAATGGCGACTGGTACGTGGCCCGGCTGACTCCCAGTCCGCTCGGCCATGAGGAGCGGCGAACCGCGGTGTTGGATCCCGAGCAGGACGGTATGCGGCTGCACGTCCGCAGGCCGGGTGACTTGCAAACGCTGGAATTCGTCGCGAGTGACCGGGTTCCGCCCGGCCCCGGACAGCTCGAGGTCGCGGTCAGCATGTCCAGCATCAACTTCGCCGACGTTCTGATCGCGTTCGGCAGATTCCCCATCATCGACGACCGCGAGCCGCAGTTGGGTATGGACTTCGTCGGTGTGGTGACTGCGGTCGGGGAGGGCGTCACCGGTCACCAGGTCGGTGACCGTGTTGGCGGGTTCTCCGAAGGCGGCTGCTGGCGGACGTTCCTCACCTGTGACGCCAACCTGGCGGCCACCCTTCCGCCCGGCTTGACCGATGAGCAAGCGATCGCGGCGGCCACCGCGCACGCCACCGCCTGGTATGGGCTGAACGACCTGGCTCAGATCAAGGCCGGTGACAAGGTGTTGATTCACTCCGCGACCGGCGGCGTGGGGCAGGCGGCCATTTCAATCGCCCGCGCCAAGGGAGCCGAGATCTTCGCGACCGCCGGCAACCCGGCGAAGCGAGCGATGCTGCACGACATGGGTATCGAGCACGTCTACGACTCGCGCAGCGTCGAATTCGCCGAGCAGATCCGCAACGACACCGACGGGTACGGCGTGGATATCGTGCTGAACTCGCTGACCGGTGCCGCGCAACGTGCCGGGCTGGAGCTGTTGGCCTTCGGCGGACGCTTCGTCGAAATCGGCAAAGCCGACGTTTACGGCAACACCCGGCTGGGGCTGTTCCCGTTCCGTCGCGGCCTGACCTTCTACTACTTGGACCTCGCGCTGATGTCGGTCACCCAGCCGGACCGGGTCCGGGAGTTGCTCACCACGGTGTACAAGCTCACCGCAGACGGCGTGCTGACCGCACCGGAATGCACGCACTATCCGCTGGCCGATGCGGCCAACGCCATCCGTGCAATGAGCAACGCCGAGCACACCGGCAAACTCGTGCTCGACATACCGCGCAGTGGCAGTAGAAGCGTCGTGGTGCCGCCGGAGCAAGCTCCGGTCTACCGGCGCGACGGCTCCTACATCATCACCGGTGGCTTGGGTGGCCTCGGTCTGTTCTTCGCCTCGAAGCTGGCCGAGGGGGGCTGTGGCCGGATCGTGCTGACCGCGCGCTCACAACCCAACCCCAAAGCCCGCCAGACCATCGAGCGTCTGCGCGCGGCTGGGGCGGACATCGTGGTGGAGTGCGGCAACATCGCCGAACCCGACACCGCGCAGCGCCTGGTGAGCGCTGCGACCGCCACCGGGCTTCCGCTGCGCGGCGTGCTGCATTCGGCGGCGGTGGTGGAGGACGCCACACTGACCAACATCACCGACGAGCTCATCGACCGGGACTGGTCGCCCAAGGTCTACGGATCCTGGAACCTACACCGCGCCACGATCGGGCAGCCGCTGGACTGGTTCTGCTTGTTCTCCTCGGGCGCGGCACTGTTGGGCTCACCAGGTCAGGGCGCTTACGCGGCGGCCAACAACTGGGTCGACGTCTTCGCCCACTGGCGCCGCGCTCAGGGCCTACCGGTCACCGCGATTGCGTGGGGTGCGTGGGGAGAGGTCGGCCGCGCCACGTTCTTGGCCGAAGGGGGCGAAATCATGATCACCCCCGACGAAGGCGCGTATGCCTTCGAGACGCTGGTGCGCCATGACCGCGCCTACAGCGGTTATATTCCGATCCTCGGGGCGCCATGGCTGGCCGATCTCGTCCGCCGCAGCCCGTGGGGTGAGATGTTCGCATCCACTGGGCAAGGCTCAAGGGGCCCAAGCAAATTCCGCATGGAGCTAGTTGCGCTACCCCAAGATGAATGGGCCGGCCGGCTGCGGCGTCTGCTAGTTGAGCAGGCCAGTGTGATCCTGCGTCGCACGATCGACGCCGACCGATCATTCATCGAGTACGGCCTGGACTCCCTGGGCATGCTCGAGATGCGGACCCACGTTGAAACCGAGACCGGGATACGCTTGACCCCCAAGGTAATCGCCACAAACAACACCGCGCGCGCCTTGGCCCAGCATTTGGCGGACACGCTGGCCGAGGAGGAGGCGGCGGCACCGGCGGCATCATAG
- a CDS encoding ABC transporter permease: MIPMTTQQVGFAPVRGHYPDNSIRPLVTQTLLQTKRLLTRWARDYVTVTGAVVLPILFMVVLNIVLGNLAYVVTHDSGLYSIVPLIALGAAITGSTFVAIDLMRERSMGLLSRLWVLPVHRASGLISRILANAIRTLFTTLVMLGTGVVLGFRFRQGLVASLMWLCVPVILGIAIAAIVTTVALYTAQTVVVEGVELVQAIAIFFSTGLVPLDSYPGWIQPFVAHQPVSYAIAAMRGYAMGGPVLSPMIGMLLWTAGICAACAVPLAIGYRRASTH, from the coding sequence GTGATCCCTATGACAACTCAGCAAGTCGGGTTTGCACCCGTGCGTGGGCATTACCCGGACAACTCGATTCGACCGCTGGTTACCCAGACTCTGTTGCAGACTAAGCGGCTACTCACCCGGTGGGCGCGTGACTATGTCACCGTTACCGGAGCTGTCGTGCTACCGATTCTTTTCATGGTGGTGCTGAACATCGTGCTCGGTAACCTGGCCTACGTCGTAACCCACGACAGCGGGCTCTACAGCATCGTTCCGCTGATCGCGCTCGGCGCCGCGATCACCGGATCAACGTTCGTGGCTATCGACCTGATGCGTGAGCGCTCCATGGGCCTGCTTTCCCGACTGTGGGTGCTGCCCGTGCACCGGGCATCGGGCCTGATCTCTCGAATACTCGCAAACGCGATTCGGACACTTTTCACCACGCTCGTGATGCTGGGTACCGGGGTGGTACTGGGTTTCCGGTTCCGGCAGGGCTTGGTCGCGAGCCTGATGTGGCTGTGTGTTCCGGTGATACTTGGCATCGCAATCGCAGCGATCGTCACCACCGTGGCGCTCTATACGGCGCAAACGGTTGTGGTGGAAGGCGTTGAGCTGGTGCAAGCAATCGCGATCTTCTTCTCCACCGGTCTGGTACCGCTGGACTCATATCCAGGCTGGATTCAGCCGTTCGTCGCCCACCAGCCGGTGAGCTACGCCATCGCGGCGATGCGCGGATATGCGATGGGCGGTCCGGTGCTATCTCCGATGATCGGGATGCTGCTGTGGACCGCGGGCATTTGCGCCGCATGCGCCGTACCCCTGGCCATTGGCTATCGACGGGCCAGCACGCATTGA
- a CDS encoding rhamnosyl O-methyltransferase encodes MGLFMRLAEIVRKLASAVAQLVYRPSDSATEEYHKWYYSNLVWNKTTWMGIKCWKSVSDMWNYQEILIDLKPSLIIEFGSRYGGSALFFANVMRHTGQPFKVLSVDISQKALDPAARRDPDIMFLESPSTIPAVAEHIQRLKGEYPGKIFAILDSDHSMNHVLAEMKLLRPLLSVGDYVIVEDSNINGHPVLPGFGPGPYEAIEAYEHEFPHDYKHDVARENKFGWTCAPYGFLIRN; translated from the coding sequence ATGGGCCTATTCATGCGGCTGGCCGAAATAGTGAGAAAACTGGCGAGTGCGGTGGCTCAATTGGTTTACCGACCGAGTGACTCGGCAACTGAGGAATACCACAAGTGGTACTACAGCAACTTGGTGTGGAATAAGACCACTTGGATGGGGATCAAATGTTGGAAATCGGTCAGCGACATGTGGAATTACCAGGAGATCCTGATCGACTTAAAACCATCCCTGATCATCGAGTTCGGCAGCCGCTACGGCGGCTCGGCGCTATTTTTCGCCAACGTCATGAGACATACTGGTCAACCATTCAAAGTACTTTCCGTGGACATCTCCCAGAAGGCTCTCGATCCGGCAGCCCGGCGCGATCCAGACATCATGTTCCTTGAATCGCCATCCACCATCCCAGCCGTTGCCGAGCACATCCAGCGCCTCAAAGGCGAATACCCTGGCAAGATCTTCGCCATCCTGGATAGCGACCACTCGATGAACCACGTACTGGCCGAGATGAAGCTACTGCGGCCGTTACTCTCCGTCGGCGACTACGTGATAGTGGAAGACTCCAACATCAACGGACATCCCGTCCTTCCCGGGTTCGGCCCCGGCCCGTATGAAGCCATTGAGGCATACGAACATGAATTCCCACACGACTACAAGCATGACGTGGCACGGGAGAACAAATTCGGCTGGACATGTGCGCCCTACGGATTCCTGATCCGCAACTAG
- a CDS encoding phthiocerol/phthiodiolone dimycocerosyl transferase — translation MFPGSVIRKLSHSEEVFAQYEVFTSMTIQLRGVVDVDALSDAFDALVEAHPVLASHIEPNPDGGWNLVADDLLHAGISVVDGNNGAPSGVGETPAGIRLDQSLSLLHLRLTLREGGAELTLYIHHSMADGHHGAVLVDELFSRYTDAVATGDPGPITPQPTPLSMEAALEQRGVKKQGLSGAERFMPVMYAYEIPATATPDVLAHPGSPQAVPVTRLWLTKLETSDLMAFGREHRLSINAVVAAAILLTEWQLRETPHVPIPYVYPVDLRFVLAPPVGPTEATNLLGAASYLAEIGPDTDIVDLATDIVATLRTDLADGVIQQSGLHFGTAFEGTPPGLPPLVFCTDATAFPAMRTPPDLKIEDIQGRFYCSISVPLDLYSCGVYEGQLIIEHHGHIEEPGKSLEAIRSLLCTVPSEYGWVME, via the coding sequence GTGTTTCCTGGATCGGTGATCCGAAAGCTGTCACACAGCGAGGAAGTCTTCGCGCAATACGAAGTTTTCACTTCCATGACGATCCAGCTGCGCGGTGTTGTCGATGTCGATGCGCTGTCGGACGCCTTCGACGCGCTCGTAGAAGCCCACCCGGTGTTGGCCAGTCACATTGAGCCAAACCCCGATGGTGGTTGGAACCTCGTTGCCGACGACCTGCTCCACGCCGGGATAAGTGTTGTCGACGGCAACAACGGGGCACCGTCGGGCGTTGGTGAGACACCCGCCGGAATTCGGCTCGATCAGAGCCTGTCCCTGCTGCATCTGCGGCTCACGCTCCGCGAGGGAGGGGCCGAGCTGACACTCTATATCCACCACAGCATGGCCGACGGTCACCATGGGGCCGTTCTCGTCGATGAGCTGTTCTCCCGCTACACCGACGCGGTGGCTACCGGTGACCCCGGTCCGATAACCCCGCAGCCCACGCCGCTGTCGATGGAGGCCGCGCTGGAACAGCGGGGTGTGAAGAAGCAAGGGCTGTCGGGAGCCGAGCGCTTCATGCCGGTGATGTATGCCTATGAGATCCCAGCCACCGCGACGCCGGACGTCCTCGCGCATCCCGGATCGCCCCAAGCTGTTCCGGTCACCAGACTCTGGCTTACCAAACTGGAGACATCGGACCTCATGGCGTTCGGCCGTGAGCATCGCCTCAGCATCAACGCCGTGGTGGCGGCGGCAATCCTGCTGACCGAGTGGCAACTCCGCGAAACCCCACACGTCCCAATTCCCTACGTCTATCCCGTCGACTTGCGATTTGTTCTTGCTCCCCCGGTGGGTCCGACCGAAGCTACCAACCTACTCGGGGCGGCCTCCTACCTCGCCGAGATCGGGCCGGACACCGACATCGTCGATCTGGCAACCGATATCGTTGCCACACTTCGGACTGACTTGGCAGATGGCGTGATTCAACAGTCGGGGCTCCATTTCGGTACGGCATTCGAAGGAACTCCCCCCGGGCTGCCACCGCTGGTCTTCTGCACTGACGCCACTGCGTTCCCGGCTATGCGCACTCCGCCGGATCTCAAGATCGAAGATATTCAGGGCCGATTCTATTGCTCCATCAGTGTCCCCCTCGATCTCTACTCCTGTGGCGTCTATGAAGGGCAATTGATCATCGAGCATCACGGACACATCGAGGAACCGGGAAAGTCCCTCGAGGCGATCCGTTCCCTGCTGTGCACTGTTCCCTCGGAGTACGGCTGGGTCATGGAGTGA